A window of Aeromicrobium sp. Root236 contains these coding sequences:
- the tpiA gene encoding triose-phosphate isomerase, giving the protein MTDRKPLMAGNWKSNLNHQEAVVLVQKLAWTLQDKKHDFDKAEVVVIPPFTDIRSVQTLVDGDHLAIGYGAQDVSEHDGGAYTGEIAASMLAKLGCSYVVVGHSERREYHAESDQVVNIKALKTLAAGMSPIVCVGEGLEIRQADGHVEHCVNQIDGSLTGLTAEQMASVVIAYEPVWAIGTGEVATPEDAQEVCAAIRSRVAETWSPEVAASLRILYGGSVKAANIAAIMAKSDVDGALVGGASLQAEEFAGIARFYAMPDLSGA; this is encoded by the coding sequence ATGACCGACCGCAAGCCGCTCATGGCCGGCAACTGGAAGTCCAACCTCAACCACCAGGAAGCCGTCGTCCTCGTCCAGAAGCTCGCCTGGACGCTGCAGGACAAGAAGCACGACTTCGACAAGGCCGAGGTCGTCGTGATCCCGCCGTTCACCGACATCCGCAGCGTGCAGACGCTCGTCGACGGTGACCACCTCGCGATCGGCTACGGCGCGCAGGACGTGTCCGAGCACGACGGTGGCGCCTACACCGGCGAGATCGCCGCGTCGATGCTGGCCAAGCTCGGCTGCTCCTACGTCGTGGTGGGTCACTCCGAGCGACGTGAGTACCACGCCGAGAGCGACCAGGTCGTCAACATCAAGGCCCTCAAGACGCTGGCGGCGGGCATGAGCCCGATCGTGTGCGTCGGCGAGGGCCTCGAGATCCGACAGGCCGACGGCCACGTCGAGCACTGCGTCAACCAGATCGACGGCTCGCTGACCGGCCTGACCGCCGAGCAGATGGCCTCGGTCGTCATCGCGTACGAGCCCGTGTGGGCCATCGGCACCGGCGAGGTCGCCACCCCTGAGGACGCCCAGGAGGTCTGCGCAGCAATCCGTTCGCGTGTTGCGGAGACCTGGTCGCCCGAAGTCGCAGCATCATTGCGTATCCTTTACGGCGGATCAGTGAAAGCGGCTAACATCGCCGCCATCATGGCGAAGTCGGACGTCGACGGAGCCTTGGTCGGCGGAGCAAGCCTCCAAGCGGAGGAGTTCGCCGGGATCGCTCGGTTCTATGCCATGCCGGACCTGTCCGGCGCCTGA
- the secG gene encoding preprotein translocase subunit SecG encodes MILTFSVILAISSVLMIVLVLMHKGRGGGLSDMFGGGVSSSLGGSSVAERNLDRITVGIAVVWVVCIFALGLLLKVSN; translated from the coding sequence GTGATTTTGACGTTCTCCGTAATCCTGGCGATCAGCAGCGTGCTGATGATCGTCCTGGTTCTCATGCACAAGGGACGCGGGGGCGGTCTCTCCGACATGTTCGGTGGCGGCGTCTCCAGCTCGCTCGGCGGCTCCTCGGTCGCCGAACGCAACCTCGACCGCATCACGGTCGGTATCGCAGTCGTCTGGGTCGTGTGCATCTTCGCGCTCGGCCTGCTACTGAAGGTGAGCAACTAG
- a CDS encoding RNA polymerase-binding protein RbpA, whose product MAAGAIRGSRIGSGPMGEAERGEAAPRQFVTFFCINNHTTELQFAIEAEVPESWDCPRCGMPSSVDAENRPTAKKIEPYKTHLAYVKERRSETEADEILKEAIELLRTKRKTGEVIF is encoded by the coding sequence GTGGCAGCAGGTGCTATCCGGGGCAGCCGTATCGGCTCGGGCCCCATGGGTGAGGCCGAGCGTGGCGAGGCCGCACCGCGGCAGTTCGTGACGTTCTTCTGCATCAACAACCACACGACCGAGCTGCAGTTCGCGATCGAGGCCGAGGTGCCGGAGTCGTGGGACTGCCCGCGTTGCGGCATGCCGTCCAGCGTCGACGCCGAGAACCGGCCGACCGCCAAGAAGATCGAGCCCTACAAGACGCACCTGGCCTACGTGAAGGAGCGTCGCTCGGAGACCGAGGCCGACGAGATCCTCAAGGAAGCCATCGAGCTCCTGCGCACCAAGCGCAAGACCGGCGAAGTAATTTTCTGA
- a CDS encoding TIR domain-containing protein, translating to MDTARKIALLRERIDAADNGAVQDWQDWRERTDAVVRQILGPDSTAYRKFTGVKYSPSMYTSGTDFRPYQRAGVQKACTIIDAAIYELELAEEMGTEVAESDQTEPSGSSTPQEVFIVHGHDEATKLKTKDFLRDLTGREPVILNRKTNRGRTLIEKFENHASTAAYAVILATADDVGRSKRELELTPRARQNVVFEMGYFFAALGRARVAVLYDEGIEEVGDIRGLVYIALDHGGAWKNELAKEIEDAGMTVNWEAFKDH from the coding sequence GTGGACACAGCCCGAAAGATTGCACTGCTGCGGGAACGCATAGACGCAGCGGACAACGGAGCCGTGCAAGATTGGCAAGACTGGCGCGAACGCACGGATGCCGTAGTCCGTCAGATCTTGGGGCCGGACAGCACCGCCTATCGGAAGTTCACGGGCGTGAAGTATTCGCCATCGATGTATACATCGGGAACCGACTTTCGCCCCTATCAGCGGGCTGGCGTCCAGAAGGCGTGCACGATTATCGATGCCGCAATCTATGAACTGGAACTTGCGGAGGAGATGGGCACCGAGGTTGCCGAGTCGGACCAAACCGAACCGTCCGGGAGTTCGACGCCGCAGGAAGTGTTCATCGTCCACGGCCACGACGAGGCGACAAAGCTAAAAACGAAAGATTTCCTCAGGGACCTGACTGGGCGAGAACCGGTCATTTTGAACCGGAAGACAAATCGAGGTCGAACTCTCATCGAGAAGTTTGAGAATCATGCGAGTACGGCTGCCTACGCAGTGATTCTCGCGACTGCAGATGATGTCGGCCGGAGCAAGCGTGAGCTCGAGCTGACTCCACGCGCTCGGCAAAATGTGGTCTTCGAGATGGGTTACTTCTTCGCCGCTTTGGGCAGGGCTCGCGTCGCTGTCCTGTACGACGAAGGTATCGAGGAAGTGGGTGATATCCGCGGACTGGTCTACATCGCCCTTGATCACGGCGGAGCCTGGAAGAACGAGCTTGCGAAAGAGATCGAAGATGCCGGAATGACAGTCAACTGGGAAGCTTTCAAAGACCACTAA
- a CDS encoding DUF4393 domain-containing protein: protein MTGAEIVPAAAKAAAKAAKGDRHTGEQLTEIAKESPHFKAAANSLAKRQEVKQALLLKLYSPLGKLVGLSKDYFEHEFAADMARKLDGIPDEELISPKPSVAGPAMEGLRYSLDEPTLKDMYLELLATATDRRVEGKAHPSFAEIIRQLSGEEAALLKALISNEAPVSAIIPIANIIHELGPSGHNVLATHVLDLRAGDIPIVEPSLSVWVDNWVRLGLVEVDFQTQLTDATAYDWVKTRPEFLRFGQMDLPEGHEIGFSRGIMRRRDFGTQFMAAVVA, encoded by the coding sequence ATGACTGGTGCCGAGATCGTGCCCGCCGCGGCGAAGGCTGCTGCCAAGGCTGCAAAGGGTGACCGCCACACCGGTGAGCAGCTAACAGAAATTGCCAAAGAGTCGCCACACTTCAAGGCAGCAGCAAACTCGCTTGCGAAGCGACAGGAAGTCAAGCAGGCCCTCTTGCTGAAGCTCTACAGCCCGCTCGGCAAGCTCGTCGGCCTGTCAAAGGATTACTTTGAGCATGAGTTCGCCGCTGATATGGCGAGAAAACTCGACGGGATTCCTGACGAAGAACTGATAAGCCCGAAGCCCTCAGTCGCTGGTCCCGCGATGGAGGGGCTGCGCTATTCGCTAGATGAACCAACCCTCAAAGACATGTACCTCGAATTGCTTGCGACCGCCACCGACCGCAGAGTTGAGGGGAAGGCACACCCGTCGTTTGCTGAGATCATTCGGCAACTGTCCGGCGAAGAGGCTGCACTCTTGAAAGCCCTGATTTCAAACGAGGCACCCGTATCTGCGATCATCCCCATCGCCAACATCATTCACGAGCTCGGCCCTAGTGGTCACAATGTCTTGGCGACCCATGTCCTCGATTTGCGTGCCGGTGACATACCGATCGTCGAGCCTTCGCTCTCGGTCTGGGTCGACAACTGGGTGCGACTCGGACTCGTAGAAGTCGACTTCCAGACTCAGCTCACCGACGCCACAGCCTACGACTGGGTGAAGACCAGACCGGAGTTTCTTCGGTTCGGGCAGATGGACCTCCCAGAGGGCCACGAAATTGGCTTCTCGCGCGGCATCATGCGTAGGCGTGACTTCGGCACGCAGTTTATGGCCGCGGTCGTCGCCTGA
- the pgl gene encoding 6-phosphogluconolactonase: MTLSEEVYPDAPALAAAIADRLTGRIALIQAEGRRPKVVLTGGTIAIDAYELIQSELVDWTEVDFYWGDERFVPEGNADRNDQQARDAFLDRLGVPASSIHSMPAHGCDLSTAEAADQYAAALPSEPFDVTLLGVGPDGHVASLFPGFPQLHEAERRAVEVFDSPKPPPVRISLTFPALNNSEAVWFIVAGEGKADAVARALGDGTLEDTPARGTRGLSETAWLLDDAAASRL, encoded by the coding sequence ATGACGCTCAGCGAAGAGGTTTACCCGGACGCTCCGGCGTTGGCGGCCGCGATCGCCGACCGGCTCACCGGCCGGATCGCGCTGATCCAGGCCGAGGGGCGGCGACCCAAGGTCGTGCTGACCGGCGGGACGATCGCGATCGACGCGTACGAGCTGATCCAGAGCGAGCTCGTCGACTGGACCGAGGTCGACTTCTACTGGGGCGACGAACGCTTCGTGCCCGAGGGAAACGCCGACCGCAACGACCAGCAGGCGCGGGACGCGTTCCTCGACCGTCTGGGCGTACCTGCGTCGAGCATCCACTCGATGCCGGCGCACGGTTGCGACCTGAGCACCGCCGAGGCGGCCGACCAGTACGCCGCGGCGCTGCCGTCCGAACCGTTCGACGTGACGCTGCTCGGCGTCGGCCCTGACGGGCACGTGGCGTCGCTGTTCCCCGGTTTCCCGCAGCTGCACGAGGCGGAGCGGCGGGCCGTCGAGGTGTTCGACTCCCCCAAGCCCCCGCCCGTACGCATCTCGCTGACGTTCCCGGCGCTCAACAACTCCGAGGCGGTGTGGTTCATCGTCGCCGGCGAGGGCAAGGCCGACGCGGTCGCGCGGGCCCTGGGCGACGGGACGCTCGAGGACACCCCGGCACGCGGCACCCGCGGCCTCAGCGAGACGGCGTGGCTCCTCGACGACGCCGCAGCCTCCAGGCTCTGA
- a CDS encoding glucose-6-phosphate dehydrogenase assembly protein OpcA, with translation MEIALEKTNSSRIARAMVKARVAAGSPAMDMVLTLLVVTDDENVGEALKTATTLSREHPSRVIGVILGDGRGAPELNAKVRVGENSSGESILLRISGELTKHAESVVLPLLLPDSPVVVWWPGKPPTDPSEDAIGRLARRRLTDAEATDSPIRSLKNVARHYVAGDTDLSWTRLTPWRALLAAALDQSAGKVTGGTVIAGSGNPAATLLVAWLESRLKVDIKTRKSDSGAQIMSVVLNTPEGDVQIERVTDHSCHFSVPGSSPREVPLGPRTLAELLAEDLRRLDADDVYEATIKHMLAEA, from the coding sequence ATGGAGATTGCACTCGAGAAGACCAACTCGTCCCGCATCGCGCGGGCGATGGTGAAGGCCCGTGTGGCAGCCGGCAGCCCGGCGATGGACATGGTGCTGACGCTGCTCGTCGTGACCGACGACGAGAACGTCGGCGAGGCGCTCAAGACCGCCACGACGCTGTCGCGGGAGCACCCGTCACGCGTCATCGGCGTGATCCTCGGCGACGGCCGCGGGGCCCCCGAGCTCAACGCCAAGGTCCGCGTCGGCGAGAACTCCTCCGGGGAGTCGATCCTGCTGCGCATCTCCGGTGAGCTCACCAAGCACGCCGAGTCGGTCGTGCTGCCGCTGCTGCTGCCGGACTCCCCCGTCGTCGTGTGGTGGCCCGGCAAGCCGCCGACGGACCCGTCCGAGGACGCGATCGGCCGACTGGCCCGTCGTCGCCTGACCGACGCGGAGGCCACCGACTCACCGATCCGCTCGCTCAAGAACGTCGCCAGGCACTACGTCGCCGGCGACACCGACCTCTCGTGGACGCGGCTGACCCCGTGGCGTGCCTTGTTGGCCGCCGCGCTGGACCAATCCGCCGGCAAGGTCACGGGCGGCACCGTCATCGCCGGCAGCGGCAACCCCGCGGCCACGCTGCTGGTGGCCTGGCTCGAGAGCCGGCTCAAGGTCGACATCAAGACCCGCAAGAGCGACAGCGGTGCGCAGATCATGTCCGTCGTGCTCAACACCCCTGAGGGCGACGTGCAGATCGAGCGGGTCACCGACCACTCATGCCACTTCAGCGTGCCGGGCTCGTCCCCGCGCGAGGTGCCGCTCGGCCCCCGTACGCTCGCCGAGCTGCTCGCGGAGGACCTGCGCCGCCTCGACGCCGACGACGTCTACGAGGCGACGATCAAGCACATGCTGGCCGAGGCATGA
- the zwf gene encoding glucose-6-phosphate dehydrogenase, translated as MVDNPLRDPKDRRLPRIAGPCSLILFGVTGDLAKKKLVPAIYDLANRGLLPPGFALVGFARHDFGTAKFANMIKQAAKDGARTPWSETVWNQLAAGIRFVPGEFDDDEAWEQLGKTMAELDEQQGTGGNHAFYLSIPPGLFPVVVSQIKKHGLAESSEGWRRVVIEKPFGHDLKSAEELNRIVGEVFPRRSVFRIDHYLGKETVQNILAFRFANGMFEPIWNNHYVDHVQITMAEDIGIGSRAGYYDGIGAARDVIQNHLLQLMALIAMEEPVSFNASSLRIEKQKILANARPPARMDLHTARAQYVGGWAGGEQVLGYKEEEGIPQSSMTETYAAMRIDVLTRRWAGTPFYLRAGKRLGRRVTEVAVVFKRAPHQPFNKNDIEELGQNALVMRIQPDEGVTLRFGAKVPGTTMEIRDVNMDFAYGGAFVESSPEAYERLILDVLLGDPPLFPQHEEVELSWKILDPVIAHWDKQKTIDTYPSGTWGPESADKMLERDGRTWRRP; from the coding sequence CTGGTCGACAACCCGCTGAGGGACCCCAAGGATCGCCGGCTCCCCCGCATCGCGGGACCCTGCAGCCTGATCCTGTTCGGCGTCACCGGCGACCTCGCCAAGAAGAAGCTCGTCCCGGCGATCTACGACCTCGCCAACCGTGGCCTCCTGCCGCCAGGCTTCGCGCTGGTCGGCTTCGCCCGGCACGACTTCGGCACCGCCAAGTTCGCCAACATGATCAAGCAGGCGGCCAAGGACGGCGCACGTACGCCCTGGAGCGAGACGGTCTGGAACCAGCTCGCCGCCGGCATCCGGTTCGTCCCCGGCGAGTTCGACGACGACGAGGCGTGGGAGCAGCTCGGCAAGACCATGGCCGAGCTCGACGAGCAGCAGGGCACCGGCGGCAACCACGCCTTCTACCTGTCGATCCCGCCGGGCCTGTTCCCGGTCGTCGTGTCGCAGATCAAGAAGCACGGCCTCGCGGAGTCGTCCGAGGGCTGGCGCCGCGTCGTCATCGAGAAGCCGTTCGGACACGACCTGAAGTCCGCCGAGGAGCTCAACCGCATCGTCGGCGAGGTCTTCCCCCGGCGCTCGGTGTTCCGCATCGACCACTACCTCGGCAAGGAGACCGTCCAGAACATCCTGGCGTTCCGTTTCGCCAACGGGATGTTCGAGCCGATCTGGAACAACCACTACGTCGACCACGTGCAGATCACGATGGCCGAGGACATCGGCATCGGTTCGCGCGCCGGTTACTACGACGGCATCGGCGCCGCCCGTGACGTCATCCAGAACCACCTGCTCCAGCTCATGGCGCTCATCGCGATGGAGGAGCCGGTCTCGTTCAACGCTTCGTCCTTGCGCATCGAGAAGCAGAAGATCCTCGCGAACGCCCGTCCCCCGGCCCGCATGGACCTGCACACCGCCCGCGCGCAGTACGTCGGCGGCTGGGCCGGTGGCGAGCAGGTGCTGGGCTACAAGGAGGAGGAAGGCATCCCGCAGTCGTCGATGACCGAGACGTACGCCGCGATGCGCATCGACGTCCTGACCCGGCGCTGGGCCGGCACCCCGTTCTACCTGCGGGCCGGCAAGCGTCTCGGCCGGCGCGTCACCGAGGTCGCCGTCGTGTTCAAGCGGGCCCCGCACCAGCCGTTCAACAAGAACGACATCGAGGAGCTCGGCCAGAACGCCCTCGTCATGCGCATCCAGCCCGACGAGGGGGTCACGCTGCGCTTCGGTGCCAAGGTGCCCGGCACGACGATGGAGATCCGCGACGTCAACATGGACTTCGCCTACGGCGGCGCGTTCGTCGAGAGCAGCCCTGAGGCGTACGAGCGACTGATCCTCGACGTGCTGCTCGGCGATCCGCCGTTGTTCCCGCAGCACGAGGAGGTCGAGCTGTCGTGGAAGATCCTCGACCCCGTCATCGCGCACTGGGACAAGCAGAAGACCATCGACACCTATCCGTCCGGCACCTGGGGCCCTGAGTCGGCCGACAAGATGCTGGAGCGCGACGGCCGTACGTGGAGGCGTCCCTGA
- a CDS encoding glucose-6-phosphate isomerase: protein MVQIALTVPAQNEFETALREAIEQRVASRIAAQDATLWGPDAESEASIRLSWTQLAEASRPLVAEITELRQQLAGKGLDRVVLCGMGGSSLAPEVICDTAGVPLTVLDSSQPDMVRAAIAEGLDQTVVVVSSKSGGTVETDSQRRAYEQAFTDAGLDPVDHIVVVTDPGSPLDDEATKAGYRVFRADPHVGGRYSALTAFGLVPSGLAGADIGALLDQAAGAQAAFYADDADNPALRLGVLIGVANRHRVDKLVLADQTRHGVGDWIEQLVAESTGKLGKGVLPVVVPFENAVNFNPSTADSILVSIGATDAPEAQSGYAAALDAELGAQMLLWEVAVVVAGRIIGINPFDQPDVESAKQAARELLSGGGEVPTPDATDDGIDIYGEGSTVPDAVDALLAKLDLQHGYLAVQVYLDRIAYADFAGVREVLAQRLGRPVTFGWGPRFLHSTGQYHKGGTPNGVFLQVTGTPAEDLAVPGRDFTFGSFIDSQAAGDAAVLRDHGRPVLRLHLNDVEAGLKRLREAFAK from the coding sequence GTGGTGCAGATCGCGCTCACGGTCCCTGCCCAGAACGAGTTCGAGACGGCCCTCCGCGAGGCCATCGAGCAGCGAGTCGCCTCGCGCATCGCTGCTCAGGACGCCACGCTGTGGGGTCCTGACGCCGAGTCCGAGGCGAGCATCCGGCTCAGCTGGACGCAGCTCGCCGAGGCCTCGCGGCCGCTCGTCGCCGAGATCACCGAGCTGCGCCAGCAGCTGGCCGGCAAGGGGCTCGACCGGGTCGTCCTGTGCGGCATGGGCGGCTCCTCGCTCGCGCCCGAGGTCATCTGCGACACCGCCGGTGTCCCTCTGACGGTGCTCGACTCGTCGCAGCCGGACATGGTGCGGGCCGCGATCGCCGAAGGGCTCGACCAGACCGTGGTCGTGGTGTCGAGCAAGTCCGGCGGCACCGTCGAGACCGACAGCCAGCGCCGGGCCTACGAGCAGGCGTTCACCGACGCCGGGCTCGACCCGGTCGACCACATCGTCGTGGTCACCGATCCCGGTTCGCCGCTCGACGACGAGGCGACCAAGGCCGGCTATCGCGTGTTCCGCGCCGACCCGCACGTCGGCGGCCGCTACTCGGCGCTGACCGCGTTCGGGCTCGTCCCGAGCGGTCTGGCCGGTGCCGACATCGGTGCCCTTCTCGACCAGGCGGCCGGCGCCCAGGCAGCGTTCTACGCCGACGACGCCGACAACCCTGCGCTCCGCCTCGGTGTGCTCATCGGCGTCGCCAACCGGCACCGCGTCGACAAGCTCGTGCTCGCCGACCAGACCCGTCACGGCGTGGGCGACTGGATCGAGCAGCTCGTCGCGGAGTCGACCGGCAAGCTCGGCAAGGGCGTCCTGCCGGTCGTCGTGCCGTTCGAGAACGCGGTCAACTTCAACCCGAGCACGGCCGACTCGATCCTCGTGTCGATCGGCGCCACGGACGCGCCCGAGGCCCAGTCCGGCTACGCCGCGGCACTCGACGCCGAGCTCGGCGCGCAGATGCTGCTGTGGGAGGTCGCCGTCGTGGTGGCCGGCCGGATCATCGGCATCAACCCGTTCGACCAGCCCGACGTCGAGAGCGCCAAGCAGGCCGCCCGTGAGCTGCTGTCCGGTGGCGGCGAGGTGCCGACGCCTGACGCCACCGACGACGGCATCGACATCTACGGGGAGGGCTCAACCGTCCCCGACGCCGTCGACGCCCTGCTCGCCAAGCTCGACCTGCAGCACGGCTACCTCGCGGTGCAGGTCTACCTCGACCGCATCGCGTACGCCGACTTCGCCGGAGTGCGCGAGGTCCTCGCGCAACGGCTCGGCCGGCCCGTCACGTTCGGCTGGGGCCCAAGGTTCCTGCACTCCACCGGTCAGTACCACAAGGGCGGTACGCCCAACGGCGTGTTCCTGCAGGTCACCGGCACGCCGGCGGAGGACCTCGCCGTCCCGGGGCGCGACTTCACGTTCGGCTCGTTCATCGACTCGCAGGCCGCCGGCGATGCCGCAGTCCTGCGTGATCACGGGCGTCCGGTGCTGCGGTTGCACCTCAACGACGTCGAGGCCGGCCTGAAGCGACTACGAGAGGCGTTCGCCAAGTGA